The window TACACTTCCATCATATTCATCCAATACACATAATAGTTTCAGTAGATGTACACAAGATAATAaatagagagagagggagggggagagggagagagagggggggagggagagagacctGATACTCAGAATTTTGATGAATAGCGGTACGACAAGTGTCACCGGTTTTCTTGCCAGGACAAACAGCGTCAACTGATATACCATAAGCTTGCAAAGCTTGAAATGGAACCATCGCCTGTAAGAGTAGGAGTCCACACACATGATTATGATTCAATTAATTccagattattatattatataagtgtGTAATTACttacttcaaaatcttccatgtAATCGCCGCATAGAAGAAGAACACTCTTCTTCTGAGATTTGGAGTTCGCCATTGCTTGAGCTTCACTCACTCAACTGAAGATCTAAGTTCAACTGGGGTCAAACAGATACACatatattactattatcatAAGTACTGTAAATAAACACCACTCAAGTCGGTATGCCAAGATTGTGGACCGAGGAAcaagataatattatatatctgtAATTTGTTGTTTTTCTCATCTGGTGGACGTGCCGGAGTGGTTATCGGGCATGACTAGAAATCATGTGGGTTCGCCCGCGCAGGTTCGAATCCTGCCGTCCACGCTTTTTGTTGTTGTGTAGAATGATTTGGGGTTGTATCTATCTGGATGCAAAATTGCACTTTTGCTATGAAGTTTGAATTGTATTTCTACAAATTTTTAAGAAAGCAAAGGTATTTTTGTAAGAAAACTACAAAATGAATCGTATTTCTAGAGGAAAAAAAACATGAATACATTACATTTCCTGTTATGGGCCATTCCCCCCACACACTGCAAAATTTCCATGGTCAATGATATAAATGTAGGTACAAAAGATGGTATCCGATAGAGTAGTCATATATATTCAGGTCTCCGAGGAGTTCTGGGATGAATCTTGGATCTCAAAACAAGAAGATATTCTTTCTACACAGTGGCAGAGTAAACATATAATTTAGCCCTTGCAGTTTGATGTCAATCTTTCGagtattctaattaattatcaTTCAAACTCATTGCAGCAAATGTACTACACAGGTGCTGCATGGGATCTGTTCCAGGTAAAGTAATCTTCCTCGCAACATCTGAGTGTACTGGCCATGTTACTGGAACCTCCAAAGTTCTGCAGCAAATGAGAATGGCTCAAACAAAATAGATTTATGTAAATATTGACAGTTGTCTATCATTAACTGTACTGCATGAAACTAAAGCACTTAGATTTTGAATTGTTATGCTCCTCAGGCACATCACATGTGGTTCTTAACCATTATTGCCACCTGGAAAGTAATATCCAGACCTCGCTCAcgcagaaaaagaaaaacagtAGCAAAGGAGTGCCATAGACAACATTTGTAATGACATATATCTACTTCCCACGAACAAAAATGCTTGAACctttgattaataaaattaatgttccAGCTCggtaatattttaaacaaatataataagcAATAAGATGCATACCCCTCCAACTTCTTGAATGTGCATAGGTACATTAGATCCATATTATAGCTCCCAAATGAGTAGTCCATATCCTTTAGTAGGTTAGGTATCTTAGACAGTGGTAACATGTCCCAAACCTTCAAAACTTGAGAGTAACTTGAATGTACCTTGACAACGTCAACACTCCAAACTATATAATTCATACAATTGACCTTGCACAGCTCTACGAGTTGAGCAGACTTCCCATCAATGACAATGCGGCTTTTGTCATTGCATGGCCAGCGCAACCCATTAGAAAGCTTAGTCAAATGAGAAAGTGTTTCTTTGCGAATTTCAATGTTTTGAATATTAGACATAGATGTCCAGAAATTATTAGAGAAGCAAACCTGCAAAAGTTGTGAATTAGTGATTCAGCACATAAAACATATAGTTAAAGGGAATGCTTCTGGGCCTGAACTAAGTCCATCCAGACCAAGAAAACTGATGAACATCACACCTTCCATTTTGCCTCTTGAAAGAGTAGAGAATCTATGCTGAGTGAAACCTCAAAACGGTCAATGTCAACCAAGGTAGCTACAATAGTTTTAGCCAACCTGTGGTCATCTTGAGCATTATAATAGCACCTCCGGTTCTTTGCATCATTGATTAGATTTCTCCAAACAGATCTACTGCCTCGTAGAGTAGCTTCATTACCAAATATCCAAAGGCAATATCTACAAAAAATAAGgtaacacaaattaattgcacAACATAGACATGTTAATGAAGAAAACTGATTATCATTAAACCAAGGCCGCAACAGATGACACCTACCTCGCCCTAGTAAGGGCAACATTTGCTCTTTGACAATTAGAAAGAAATCCCACAGATCCGTTCCCATTACATCGAACAGTCGACAATAGTATTACATCCTCCTCACCACCTTGAAAGCCGTCTATAGAGCGGACAGTTACAGAGAAGTCACTCTTGGGATCCATACTATATCTTGTACCAAAATTCTCTTGAATTGCAACAACTTGAGCATTATATGGGGATATCACACCAACACTAAGCTTCTGTTTTGAACCAGTAGACTctgtaaaagaaaaatattagctACTGAATAAGAAAAACTTTACATAAATTGCAGTTAAGAATTTGTGTTTCTCTTTTTAAGCTCTACATTTTTCTCTCTTCACACAGATATATCAGTTGACAAAGTCTTACCTTTAAAAAGGTTTGCAACTACCTCTGCAATGACAGCAACCTCCACCCTGTTTTTCAGGCTATATCCATCACAACTTTCCTCCCGTCCAAAGGGTATGTTAATAAAAGAGTAAGATCCATACATATCTCCTCTAAGGATATGCTTTTGATAGTTCTTTTGCCTCACATTTGGACCATCAGCAATCTGTCTATGGTAGAATTCTTTATTGGGAAATAAGCTTATTGATGGATGCATTCTATATTGAATGTCGAGAAGGTCTTTTTTGTATCCCAAGGACACCAGCCTTGTAAATAAACTTCTTCCAAACCCTGCTTCGTCAGAGGCCTTATTAagacaaaatgaaaatttattaaccAACATTTGTGGCTTCAGTTGcagcatgaaaaaaaaaattgagaaagaaCAAACCTGGCTTTTAACTAATGCCGACAATTGCATTTCATCCCCTACTAGTATTGCGTGACGAAGACCAGGAAGTTGGAGAGGGATGTTGGACTCACACTCTTTGAGCTGAGCAGCTTCATCAACAACTAGGAGTTCCATTGATGTAACATGCAATTTAGAAGAACTTGAAGCAGTACAGAAAAACAGGCATGCATTTTGCAAACAAAACATTCTAATTGAATATTCATCATAAATATTAGGAACAGAAATTCCAACATAGAGGGACTTGAGAATATTTAGCAATTCTTTTCTAGTTTTTTTCAGAATTGAGAAGACATTTACAAATTGCCCAACATTCATAATTTGAGCTAGTACATCCTTTAATCCTATACCATTAACTGCATCGCTATGTAATGAAGTTCCAAAAGACTCCAGCAACCTTAGAGCCGTCATCATGTTTTTCACATTGTCTAGTGATATGAAAGAAGTTGGCAGGTGAGTTAACAGATTCACGATACAAAACTTCATAAATTCTCGTTTTGAGAAAAATCTGCTTCTGAAAAAGTCCTCAAAGTTCATTACTTTTTGGTTTTGTGAAAAATCATTTTGTTTCTTTCTTCCAGACTTTGAATGTTTATCCTCCCGGGAAGGATCTTCGCGCCTCCAGTTTatctttttatcattttttcttAAGATCTTAACAATAACCTCCTTCCAAACATTTTTCTCTTGAGTGTATTTTAGGCTTCTATTGCCAGGAGCACAActcacctccacctcctcctCATCATAGCCGTCTTCTTCATCACTTTCCTCATATTTCTCATTTCTCAGGTACAAACGGTATTGCTCTTCCGGATCTTCAACTAGACTTATTAGCGACGATAGGCAGTTTGTCCATCCAGATTTTGGAGCAAAACACTTTAGAAGAATTTTAGTGCGATAATCAAGAAATATATTAAGTAAATCAGTGTGATCGTCAATTTTCATTCGCTTCCTATTTCCTAAGAGAATTATGTCTCCTAAACCATAAGTTTCATACCCATTAGACTGAGTGACCAACCTCAACAGCCGTGCTGCAACTTCTAGTACAGCAATGTTAGTCGGAGCACAAGTAACAGTCCTGCACTTCTGTTCCAGTAGTGCATATAATAAAACTGCCACTGTCTTTGTTTTCCCTGTACCAGGAGGACCCCAAATTAGCTTGACAGAATTCTCATGACAGCAATATTTCATAGCAAAACTATTCGAAACTGCTTCTGCTTGGGATGTGTTCAGGCTGAAAGAGCGAACAGTCGGGGCTAAAATTGATGCAGTTATGCGGTAATTCCCCTCCTTGAAGCAAAAATTGCAACGACGACCAATCTGTGAGATGTAAAtttcaataagaaataaaaacaaaaattataatcaatggTTCCGTTAGTAACACCAAACAcaatgaaaataaagtataaagaaGTAAAGAACTGCTTTAAGTATAGAAAGATGGTATCtacaataacattttttttaacagCACATGATTCGTTACTGCTCATTATAATATGTAAGATATAAATAGAAATTCTTACAACAAAATCATGTTGCAGCACTTTATTGATAATTTTTGCATTCCTTCCATCCAGTTGGAATTTCAACGCTTCCCATATACGAAGATTTGTCGTCAGGTTCATAAGAAATACAACAAAGAGATTTGTTGCATCCAATTTCTTGTGCATGCTTTCTTCAGGGTCAATGGGCTTTGACGATGTTACAAGTAGCACAACATTATCCTTCTTAATCTTTACCCTTTGGACCAACGCAACAGTAAAATTAGTTGCGTCCGTGTACAAATCATCGCCACATTTTGGCCTTACAACTGTAAACGCTATCAAATCTCCATAACCAGGCTCATACATATCTGCATCAAACTCAATATCTTGGTTTCTTCCAATACTTATTGCATAATTCATATTTGATGCAGGCTCAGCATCTTTGATTTCTAATACTTGGAAAGTTGGTGCCTTTGACACATTAGTGATGCTTGAACACAAGTCAGCGCGAGTTTCCTCAATGAGTGGAAAAGTAAAACTGTTCATGTAATGCAACAATGACGAAAATGTATCTGGAATCTGCTCAACCTGAGAGGAAAACACTATTGGGGTAACCACATCATAAAGTGGGAGGAAAAAAAACTTGGTTTCTCAAAAATCgaatataaaaaaagtaattttgaCCATAAGCAGTCTAGTATGCATATTGACAGCAACAAACAATAGTTAGATTAAATTTGTATATGATGTTTAGTGTTACTGAACATTAATTACCCTAAAGGCGAATATACGTACACAGAAGCACACAACAGAAACACGGGAAAATGCAAAACAAGAAAATAGTTAGCACTTGGCAGTACACTTTACTAAAACAAAACTACTAGTAGAAAAATCAAAGGGCAAAATACATAATGGAGATGGGGGATTTGCAAACCTTGTGTTTATAGAGATGGTGATTGAGAATATCTGGAAGAGACCAAGAGAAGACAATATCAATTAAGCTGCTTTCTTCATCCATTTGGGACTCACTAAACTCCCCTTGTTCCAAGGCTCTCGTCGCTCAACTCATCAGTGACGAGGAGAGTTGAGGGAATTAGGGTCTGTCAAGTTCAGCGAGACAACAACAAATAAGGTAAACAAGGAGGAAGGGaaattttctgtcaaaaaaaaaaaggaggaagggaattttatttattttatttctattttatgtttgggttttgaaatcaatttattttttatagaaTTATACTCCTCCATCCCTCAGAGCAAACACTCGGGCacctattataaaatatattttaataaatttttttgattattatgaataaatacttattacctaaatttttatttaaaaaattataaaactatattttatatgcgtctTAAAATGTGTATCGAGTAataaaaaagtgtaaaaaatgagagggacatatAGAGTGTCATATAAATAGatttagataaatattttatttgtccTTAGAGTTTTGCATTGTGTTTACTTTGGATGAAATTGAATGAAAGGagattgaaataaattttgtactttaaatgagtgttaatgaaaacaatttttatgattttcattccttcaatcccTACTATTTTAACAATAATCGTATTCATTCCAAAGATCATGTTTCTTAACCTTTGTATCCAAATCGAATGTAAAAAATTGGCTGGGACAAAGGGGTAGAATAAAACTTTGACTTAGAATTTTATAAAGCTTGTATTAGTGCACAACGTGCAATCTATCCAAGAAATTTCATCGTTCTTTCTTGGAGATATTTATGACTCATGATTAGTTTTTTATGACACATCTCAAAATCTCTAATCCAAAAAACTCCTTAAATGTCTTTTTGAAAATAGCTTTTTGAGgccaaatttttatttcaatgtGCTAGCTATCAAATACTaatgttagcggattgaattaatCAAACCTTTAAAACACTTCACACCTTTAATTTTACTCAAAAACTCTAACTTCCAAATACGATCATAATTTTTTGGTGAGATTTGATAGTGAAATACATGATAGCTTGAAAGACTCTCACAGATGCTCAAGGGCAGTTTTTCAAAATCATGCGAGAAACTGCATTAACTAAAAGCAGTTTATGACTTTAAAAACATATTAAGCGGTCGTTTAAGCGGAGTCATAGCTAAATGCATTTCGATTTTGTACAAAACAGCAGGGATGAGTAAAACCGAAGAATGACAAAACAAACCGAACATTGTGAATGGATGTATATATGTACACCGATTTCTCATCAAATTTGAGGAGGTTCAGTGTGCAGGTTGTGTGCGAGGAATCATTTGGATAAGTTGCAAGGTTGAAATTATCCTGTCTTCAAATAAATTGTCTGATGTAATGACCTATGTTCATGTTAGTTATCTTGTCTAAAGTTATTGTGTGAAGAATAAATTTCGATTTTCGTCTTCAAAATTCGGACTGCAATAACTTATTGATTTGTCCAGATGACAGTCactcttttattatttgacattTACACCTGGTGGTTGCGACTATAGATTTCTCGTTACCAATCTTTAAACTGAATCTCCAAGGACATTCTTGTAGTATTACCATAAAGCTATCTGCCCTGTGGGCAAATGCTGGAACTAAATTAAACAAGATAGAAAAATAGGCGTATATATCTATGAAAATTGGACAATGTTAAGGACATGACAGATGTGCTACTCAACTACAGTAGTTTGGAATTTGGATCATGTAATAAGAACGAATACAAAGTTTAAATTCATTTGTATCTGGCAAAAACCAGAGATAATAGGACTTCTTACACCAATTAAGGAACCCTTGTTTATGCTAACAAAGTACTGCTGAAGATTATTATAAGCAGTTGCTAGCGAGTATTATAAGTCTAGAAACTGCAATTAGGACTCTGGAATGGCTAGCCCCATGGGAAATAACGTCAAGATATAAAAACAAACCAGAGGTGGCCTATAAAACGTGTAAGTAGTGGCTTATTGAAAAACATAGTGATAATCACACCTTGAAAGAAGAGCTTTCAGCAGACACTCATTGCCAATCTTTCTGAAAGACGATGGACTCAACTGGAGTTGATATGTTGCCAAAAGAATATGGTTATGTTGTTATAGTTGTTGCCATCTCCGGTTTCTTTAATTTCTGGATGGCTGCTCAAGTTGGCAAAGCCCGCAAAAAGTATTTACTATATCTGTATTTATCTCTTtcagatttattttttctatcattttagtgAATAATGTGCATATGATATTGTGAACAAAATTTGCAGGTATAAGGTTGCTCTACCTGCAATGTATGCTTTAGaatcagaaaatgaaaatgCTAATCTCTTCAACTGTGTTCAGGTAATATTCTCTTTTTATGTCAGCAAATATATACTGTTATCAACATGAATGTTCTAAGTATTCAAGTTTCTCATCGGGTCATTAACTGTGTAAAATGGTGCAGAGAGGTCATCAGAACTCCCTGGAGTGGATGCCTTTGTTCTTGACATTCATGACGTTGGGAGGGATTAAGCACCCTGTCATCTCCTCAGTTCTTGGTGTTGTTTATATTGTTAGTCGTTATTTCTATTTTAAGGGATATTCCACTGGCGATCCTAAGAAGCGTCTATCTGTCGGGTAAGTCTAAATAACTTCCACCTGTATAATAATAGGATATATCCTTTAATTTGGTTCTTGATAacttcatatttaattatatggtTCAGAATATATATACCTGCAAAATATATTTACTTAACATGCTATTCCGTTTACTCGTAAAAATGTACAGCTTCGCTCGTTTTAGTGTTAGGAATCTTTACTTAAACCAAATTATTTGTCTTTCACCATGTGATAAGTTGTGAAGTTCAGAAAGCAGTAAGAATGTGTTTGCATCTCGCAACAGTCACATATTATCTTCAAATATGCAATTCCTGTATCTCTAGCCTGGGCCTGGGGTAAGGAATTAAGCCAGACTTGAGGGGTGTTCTACGCAGACTTTTGCCTTGGCAACTTTGATCATCATCTAAGGTTTAGTGCAAAGAACTCAAGGATATGAGTCATATTTGTGATCAGACTTGTTAATACTACCAGGCATGCGTTCTGAAGTTCTATACAGGTTCATCTGTTCTTTTCTGGAATGGATTTTCTTTTGTGCAGAATATATGGTTTCTTCATCAAAATGAAACCTAATATTTGCATGTTTTGTTGCAAAATCAAACTTCTCAATTAATTATAGTTGCATGTAGGGACCTTGCCGCGCCTAGATGTCCAATGCTACCCATGCTTTCAAGCTTTGGGCAAACCACAGTAGaactttttctgtttttttcacaaaagaaaatttgagaTTAATTAGTTACTCATATCTCATTTCCACAGTAATGCCATTGGTTGCTAAAAATACTCGTACATCGTTACTTCATCATATCTGGTACATTAAGAAAAAGCTTGATCCAAATCATACATTGTATTTGCAGAGCTTCTTTA of the Daucus carota subsp. sativus chromosome 4, DH1 v3.0, whole genome shotgun sequence genome contains:
- the LOC108215777 gene encoding helicase sen1 isoform X2, which encodes MNSFTFPLIEETRADLCSSITNVSKAPTFQVLEIKDAEPASNMNYAISIGRNQDIEFDADMYEPGYGDLIAFTVVRPKCGDDLYTDATNFTVALVQRVKIKKDNVVLLVTSSKPIDPEESMHKKLDATNLFVVFLMNLTTNLRIWEALKFQLDGRNAKIINKVLQHDFVIGRRCNFCFKEGNYRITASILAPTVRSFSLNTSQAEAVSNSFAMKYCCHENSVKLIWGPPGTGKTKTVAVLLYALLEQKCRTVTCAPTNIAVLEVAARLLRLVTQSNGYETYGLGDIILLGNRKRMKIDDHTDLLNIFLDYRTKILLKCFAPKSGWTNCLSSLISLVEDPEEQYRLYLRNEKYEESDEEDGYDEEEVEVSCAPGNRSLKYTQEKNVWKEVIVKILRKNDKKINWRREDPSREDKHSKSGRKKQNDFSQNQKVMNFEDFFRSRFFSKREFMKFCIVNLLTHLPTSFISLDNVKNMMTALRLLESFGTSLHSDAVNGIGLKDVLAQIMNVGQFVNVFSILKKTRKELLNILKSLYVGISVPNIYDEYSIRMFCLQNACLFFCTASSSSKLHVTSMELLVVDEAAQLKECESNIPLQLPGLRHAILVGDEMQLSALVKSQASDEAGFGRSLFTRLVSLGYKKDLLDIQYRMHPSISLFPNKEFYHRQIADGPNVRQKNYQKHILRGDMYGSYSFINIPFGREESCDGYSLKNRVEVAVIAEVVANLFKESTGSKQKLSVGVISPYNAQVVAIQENFGTRYSMDPKSDFSVTVRSIDGFQGGEEDVILLSTVRCNGNGSVGFLSNCQRANVALTRARYCLWIFGNEATLRGSRSVWRNLINDAKNRRCYYNAQDDHRLAKTIVATLVDIDRFEVSLSIDSLLFQEAKWKVCFSNNFWTSMSNIQNIEIRKETLSHLTKLSNGLRWPCNDKSRIVIDGKSAQLVELCKVNCMNYIVWSVDVVKVHSSYSQVLKVWDMLPLSKIPNLLKDMDYSFGSYNMDLMYLCTFKKLEGTLEVPVTWPVHSDVARKITLPGTDPMQHLCSTFAAMSLNDN
- the LOC108215777 gene encoding helicase sen1 isoform X1 encodes the protein MDEESSLIDIVFSWSLPDILNHHLYKHKVEQIPDTFSSLLHYMNSFTFPLIEETRADLCSSITNVSKAPTFQVLEIKDAEPASNMNYAISIGRNQDIEFDADMYEPGYGDLIAFTVVRPKCGDDLYTDATNFTVALVQRVKIKKDNVVLLVTSSKPIDPEESMHKKLDATNLFVVFLMNLTTNLRIWEALKFQLDGRNAKIINKVLQHDFVIGRRCNFCFKEGNYRITASILAPTVRSFSLNTSQAEAVSNSFAMKYCCHENSVKLIWGPPGTGKTKTVAVLLYALLEQKCRTVTCAPTNIAVLEVAARLLRLVTQSNGYETYGLGDIILLGNRKRMKIDDHTDLLNIFLDYRTKILLKCFAPKSGWTNCLSSLISLVEDPEEQYRLYLRNEKYEESDEEDGYDEEEVEVSCAPGNRSLKYTQEKNVWKEVIVKILRKNDKKINWRREDPSREDKHSKSGRKKQNDFSQNQKVMNFEDFFRSRFFSKREFMKFCIVNLLTHLPTSFISLDNVKNMMTALRLLESFGTSLHSDAVNGIGLKDVLAQIMNVGQFVNVFSILKKTRKELLNILKSLYVGISVPNIYDEYSIRMFCLQNACLFFCTASSSSKLHVTSMELLVVDEAAQLKECESNIPLQLPGLRHAILVGDEMQLSALVKSQASDEAGFGRSLFTRLVSLGYKKDLLDIQYRMHPSISLFPNKEFYHRQIADGPNVRQKNYQKHILRGDMYGSYSFINIPFGREESCDGYSLKNRVEVAVIAEVVANLFKESTGSKQKLSVGVISPYNAQVVAIQENFGTRYSMDPKSDFSVTVRSIDGFQGGEEDVILLSTVRCNGNGSVGFLSNCQRANVALTRARYCLWIFGNEATLRGSRSVWRNLINDAKNRRCYYNAQDDHRLAKTIVATLVDIDRFEVSLSIDSLLFQEAKWKVCFSNNFWTSMSNIQNIEIRKETLSHLTKLSNGLRWPCNDKSRIVIDGKSAQLVELCKVNCMNYIVWSVDVVKVHSSYSQVLKVWDMLPLSKIPNLLKDMDYSFGSYNMDLMYLCTFKKLEGTLEVPVTWPVHSDVARKITLPGTDPMQHLCSTFAAMSLNDN
- the LOC108217375 gene encoding uncharacterized protein LOC108217375, which encodes MDSTGVDMLPKEYGYVVIVVAISGFFNFWMAAQVGKARKKYKVALPAMYALESENENANLFNCVQRGHQNSLEWMPLFLTFMTLGGIKHPVISSVLGVVYIVSRYFYFKGYSTGDPKKRLSVGMYSFGALIGLILTAFSCGIKILIA